A window of the Harpia harpyja isolate bHarHar1 chromosome 25, bHarHar1 primary haplotype, whole genome shotgun sequence genome harbors these coding sequences:
- the RNF5 gene encoding E3 ubiquitin-protein ligase RNF5 isoform X2 — protein MAAGAGAPDGGLEGPNRGGAFACNLCLEPARDAVIGRCGHLYCWPCLHQWLLTRPRCAVCGAGISRDTVVPLYGRDSARRDPRLETPPRPRGQRPEPETQGVPPAGPSSSFHVAFGFGAFPFAFFSTVPQPPPTGTGDAGDPPAGSLDSIFLFIAAAFFLWLLSV, from the exons atggcggcgggcgcgggggcgcCGGACGGGGGCCTCGAGGGGCCAAACCGCGGCGGCGCCTTCGCCTGCAACCTCTGCCTGGAGCCCGCGCGCGACGCCGTGATTGGCCGCTGCGGGCACCTGTACTG CTGGCCCTGCCTGCACCAG TGGCTGCTGACGCGGCCCCGCTGCGCTGTGTGTGGGGCTGGGATCAGCCGTGACACCGTCGTGCCCCTCTACGGGCGGGACAGCGCCCGCCGGGACCCCCG gctggagacccccccccgaccccgggGACAGCGCCCAGAGCCCGAGACCCAGGGG gtgccccccgccggccccagcAGCAGCTTCCACGTGGCCTTCGGCTTCGGAGCATTCCCCTTCGCCTTCTTCAGCAccgtcccgcagccccccccgaCTGGCACAG gggaTGCTGGTGACCCCCCCGCAGGCTCGCTGGACTCCATCTTCCTCTTCATCGCTGCCGCCTTCTTCCTCTGGCTGCTCAGCGTCTGA
- the RNF5 gene encoding E3 ubiquitin-protein ligase RNF5 isoform X1 — MRRGGAGQGRRGCAEAEDGGGRGGAGRGPRGAKPRRRLRLQPLPGARARRRDWPLRAPVLLALPAPALWVPQWLLTRPRCAVCGAGISRDTVVPLYGRDSARRDPRLETPPRPRGQRPEPETQGVPPAGPSSSFHVAFGFGAFPFAFFSTVPQPPPTGTGDAGDPPAGSLDSIFLFIAAAFFLWLLSV, encoded by the exons ATGAGGCGCGGTGGAGCGGGGCAGGGCAGGCGGGGCTGCGCGGAGGCGGAAGatggcggcgggcgcgggggcgcCGGACGGGGGCCTCGAGGGGCCAAACCGCGGCGGCGCCTTCGCCTGCAACCTCTGCCTGGAGCCCGCGCGCGACGCCGTGATTGGCCGCTGCGGGCACCTGTACTG CTGGCCCTGCCTGCACCAG CGCTGTGGGTCCCACAGTGGCTGCTGACGCGGCCCCGCTGCGCTGTGTGTGGGGCTGGGATCAGCCGTGACACCGTCGTGCCCCTCTACGGGCGGGACAGCGCCCGCCGGGACCCCCG gctggagacccccccccgaccccgggGACAGCGCCCAGAGCCCGAGACCCAGGGG gtgccccccgccggccccagcAGCAGCTTCCACGTGGCCTTCGGCTTCGGAGCATTCCCCTTCGCCTTCTTCAGCAccgtcccgcagccccccccgaCTGGCACAG gggaTGCTGGTGACCCCCCCGCAGGCTCGCTGGACTCCATCTTCCTCTTCATCGCTGCCGCCTTCTTCCTCTGGCTGCTCAGCGTCTGA
- the AGPAT1 gene encoding 1-acyl-sn-glycerol-3-phosphate acyltransferase alpha, which translates to MAAALPRRRSVPPTPPSAAMPGCHGNGAGRGAGRAAGAAGAHWLSEPPVSDAASAAAAAGKREGPAPPPQPPPRPAPPGAMEVTVGTAALALALLLLPVLYERSGSFRFFCKMGFYNGWILLLALVAIPLCALRGRDVENMKIIRGLMQHVKHLYGIRMAVRGAQHFPPRQPYVVVSNHQSSLDLLGMMEVLPDRCVPIAKRELLYMGAVGVACWLGGIIFIDRKRTHDAISVMAEAAHTMLSQDVRVWVFPEGTRNHSGSMLPFKRGAFHLAVQAQVPVVPIVISSYQHFYSKRERRFTAGQCVIQVLPPLPTRGLGPADVPALTERVRAAMLEAFEALSAELRPTAPPPAPQ; encoded by the exons ATGGCGGCGGCGTTGCCGCGGCGACGCTCGGTCCCGCCCACCCCCCCGTCCGCCGCCATGCCTGGTTGCCACGGGAACGGCGCAGGCCGGGGGGCGGGACGCGCGGCCGGCGCGGCCGGCGCTCATTGGCTATCGGAGCCGCCCGTCAGCGACGCCGCttccgctgccgccgccgccgggaagCGGGAAgggcccgcgccgccgccgcagccgccgccccgcccggccccgcccg GCGCCATGGAGGTGACGGTGGGGACGGCGGCGCTGGCgctggcgctgctgctgctgccggtgcTGTACGAGCGCAGCGGCTCCTTCCGCTTCTTCTGCAAGATGGGCTTCTACAACGGGTGGATCctgctgctggcgctggtggccaTCCCGCTCTGCGCCCTGCGCGGCCGCGACGTTGAGAACATGAA GATCATCCGGGGGCTGATGCAGCACGTGAAGCACCTCTACGGGATCCGGATGGCGGTTCGGGGCGCCCAGCACTTCCCCCCCCGGCAGCCCTACGTCGTCGTCAGCAACCACCAGagctccctcgacctgctgg ggatgaTGGAGGTGCTGCCGGACCGCTGCGTGCCCATCGCCAAGCGGGAGCTGCTCTACATGGGGGCCGTGGGGGTGGCTTGCTGGCTCGGCGGCATCATCTTCATCGACCGCAAGCGGACGCACGACGCCATCAGCGTCATGGCTGAGGCTGCCCACACCATGCTCAGCCAGGAC GTCCGGGTGTGGGTCTTCCCCGAGGGGACACGCAACCACAGCGGCTCCATGCTGCCCTTCAAGCGGGGCGCCTTCCACCTTGCCGTCCAGGCACAG GTCCCCGTCGTCCCCATTGTCATCTCCTCCTACCAGCACTTCTACAGCAAGCGGGAGCGGAGGTTCACAGCCG GGCAGTGCGTGATCCAGGTGCTGCCCCCGCTACCCACCCGGGGGCTGGGCCCGGCCGACGTCCCGGCGCTCACCGAGCGGGTCCGCGCCGCCATGCTGGAGGCCTTCGAGGCGCTCTCGGCTGAGCTGCGCCCCAcggcgccgcctcccgccccccaGTGA
- the LOC128135821 gene encoding zinc finger protein 850-like, translated as MSPRKAKRAGGQSPEGEAEAVAVTAAPPRASPGIRKRKDFVAQPGGRAEESPNICVECGQSFAQSSGLASHRRSHAAAQPHRCPDCGKSFGVSSSLSRHRRIHTGEKPFACPDCGKSFSDKSNLTQHRRVHTGEKPYRCGDCGKSFSRSSHRKKHLRHLPASKRPPRCGTQPRDGAAGGSGPAKARRKASALNTCGECWQSFGQNADLVKHMRIHTGEKPFQCGHCGKRFSVSSNLFRHRRIHTGEKPYTCADCGKSFTDKSTLTQHRRTHTGEKPYVCGVCGKGFSHSSHHKRHEKIHRGDGPLLAFAPRPFWWGLSPAPSQGRLQIGVRGGGTLRPPHAGNGVHSREKDKGGGKPPKLPPSRSGDPRGAASPGPCRGVRAVLLLPAPPRQPWGDPSMSPRKPRVAAGKSPEKKKQPPKNKRKSEKPKRSLPEQEEEEEEEAAAAAPSLPPAKGERPNLCSECGKSFQHGSDLVNHQRIHTGAKPFVCGDCGKSFRQSSTLITHRRIHTGEAPYACGYCGKSFRVSSNFVRHRRIHTGEKPYRCPACGKSFTDKSTLTQHQRTHTGEKPYRCADCGKSFSRSSHRKRHLRNPPTKGHGRCARHSPEPPPAKPKEAKGGKQLPASKVPNTCGECWQSFGQSSDLVKHMRIHTGEKPFQCGHCGKRFSVSSNLTRHRRIHTGEKPYTCADCGNSFTDKSTLTQHRRTHTGEKPYVCGVCGKGFSHSSHHKRHEKIHRGDGPLLAFAPRPPPGARSGAAPAPPARLGAPPACLGAPRPRSPPQPPALRGTVPGGLSPAAPQPVGSVPPPAPPRVSPGPRRGVRAVFSPPAPAPPRQPWGDPSMSDQKPRVAAGKSPEKKKQPPKNKRKSEKPKRSLPEQEEEEEEEAAAAAPSLPPAKGERPNLCSECGKSFQHRSDLVNHQRIHASTKPFICGYCGKSFRISFNFLRHQRIHTGEAPYACSYCSKSFADKSTLTQHERTHTGEKPYHCADCGKSFRVSSSFVRHRRIHTGEKPYHCAACGKSFTDKYTLTQHQRSHTGEKPYKCLDCGKSFSRSSNRNQHLRNRPAKGRRPCARCDPEPKEAKGGKKLPAAEVPNTCGQCWQSFAQSSDLVKHMRIHTGEKPYACPHCGKRFSLSSNLTRHRRIHTGEKPYICTDCGESFSDMSTLTQHRRTHTGEKPYVCTYCGKSFSRSSHRKRHERTHTREASDALPPLWPCPAQGL; from the exons ATGTCCCCCCGCAAGGCCAAGCGGGCTGGGGGCCAGTCCCCCGAGGGGGaggcggaggcggtggcggtgacggcagcccccccccgggcctcCCCGGGCATCCGCAAGCGCAAGGACTTTGTGGCGCAGCCGGGGGGCCGGGCGGAGGAGAGCCCCAACATCTGCGTGGAGTGCGGGCAGAGCTTCGCCCAGAGCTCCGGCCTCGCCAGCCACCGCCGCAGCCACGCGGCCGCCCAGCCCCACCGCTGCCCCGACTGCGGCAAGAGCTTCGGCGTCAGCTCCAGCCTCAGCCGCCACCGGCGCATCCACACCGGCGAGAAGCCCTTCGCCTGCCCCGACTGCGGCAAGAGCTTCAGCGACAAGTCCAACCTCACGCAGCACCGCCGCGTCCACACCGGGGAGAAGCCCTACCGCTGCGGCGACTGCGGCAAGAGCTTCAGCCGCAGCTCCCACCGCAAGAAGCACCTGCGGCACCTCCCAGCCAGCAAGCGCCCGCCGCGCTGCGGCACCCAGCCGCGGGACGGGGCGGCTGGCGGCAGCGGGCCAGCCAAGGCACGGCGGAAGGCATCGGCCCTCAACACCTGCGGCGAGTGCTGGCAGAGCTTCGGCCAGAATGCCGACCTGGTGAAGCACATGCGCATCCACACCGGGGAGAAGCCCTTCCAGTGTGGCCACTGCGGGAAGCGCTTCAGCGTCAGCTCCAACCTCTTCCGCCACCGGCGCATCCACACCGGTGAGAAGCCCTACACCTGCGCCGACTGCGGCAAGAGCTTCACCGACAAGTCCACCCTCACCCAGCACCGCCGTACCCACACCGGCGAGAAGCCCTACGTCTGCGGTGTCTGCGGGAAAGGTTTCAGCCACAGCTCCCACCACAAGCGCCACGAGAAGATCCATCGCGGGGACGGGCCCCTCCTGGCTTTCGCGCCGCGGCCCTTCT GGTGGGGGCTGAGTCCGGCCCCTTCCCAGGGGCGTTTGCAGatcggggtgcggggggggggcacgctgCGGCCGCCCCACGCGGGAAACGGGGTGCACAGTCGGGAGAAGGACAAAGGCGGGGGGAAGCCCCCCAAGCTCCCGCCGTCCAGGTCCGGGGACCCCCGGGGTGCGG CATCCCCGGGGCCCTGCCGAGGGGTCAGGgctgttctcctcctccctgcccccccccgccagccgtGGGGCGACCCCAGCATGTCCCCTCGGAAGCCCAGGGTTGCCGCGGGCAAGAGCCCGGAGAAGAAGAAGCAGCCCCCGAAGAACAAGCGCAAGTCGGAGAAGCCAAAGCGCAGCCTCCccgagcaggaggaggaggaggaggaggaagcggcggcggcggccccctccctgccacccgCCAAGGGCGAGCGGCCGAATTTGTGCTCCGAGTGCGGGAAGAGCTTCCAGCACGGGTCGGACCTGGTGAACCACCAGCGCATCCACACTGGCGCCAAACCCTTTGTCTGCGGCGACTGTGGCAAGAGCTTCCGGCAGAGTTCGACGCTCATCACCCACCGGCGCATCCACACCGGTGAGGCTCCGTACGCCTGCGGCTACTGTGGCAAGAGCTTCCGCGTCAGCTCCAACTTCGTCCGCCACCGGCGTATCCACACCGGTGAGAAGCCCTACCGCTGCCCCGCCTGCGGCAAGAGCTTCACCGACAAGTCCACCCTCACCCAGCACCAGCGCACCCACACGGGTGAGAAGCCCTACCGCTGTGCCGACTGTGGCAAGAGCTTTAGCCGCAGCTCCCACCGCAAGCGGCACCTTCGCAACCCCCCCACCAAGGGCCACGGGCGATGCGCCCGCCACAGCCCCGAGCCACCCCCTGCCAAGCCCAAGGAGGCCAAGGGCGGGAAGCAGTTGCCGGCCTCCAAGGTCCCCAACACCTGCGGCGAGTGCTGGCAGAGCTTCGGCCAGAGCTCCGACCTGGTGAAGCACATGCGCATCCACACCGGGGAGAAGCCCTTCCAGTGTGGCCACTGCGGGAAGCGCTTCAGCGTCAGCTCCAACCTCACCCGCCACCGGCGCATCCACACTGGTGAGAAGCCCTACACCTGCGCCGACTGCGGCAACAGCTTCACCGACAAGTCCACCCTCACCCAGCACCGCCGTACCCACACCGGCGAGAAGCCCTACGTCTGCGGTGTCTGCGGGAAAGGTTTCAGCCACAGCTCCCACCACAAGCGCCACGAGAAGATCCATCGCGGGGACGGGCCCCTCCTGGCCTTCGCGCCGCGG CCGCCGCCGGGAGCGcggagcggggcagccccggcccccccggcccgccTCGGGGCCCCCCCGGCCTGCCTCGgggccccccgcccccgcagtcccccgcagcccccggccctgcGTGGGACCGTCCCGGGCGGGCTCTCCCCGGCTGCCCCCCAGCCTGTGG GctctgtcccccccccggcccccccccgagTGTCCCCGGGGCCCCGCCGAGGGGTCAGGgctgttttctccccccccgcccccgcccccccccgccagccgtGGGGCGACCCCAGCATGTCCGACCAGAAGCCCAGGGTTGCCGCGGGCAAGAGCCCGGAGAAGAAGAAGCAGCCCCCGAAGAACAAGCGCAAGTCGGAGAAGCCAAAGCGCAGCCTCCccgagcaggaggaggaggaggaggaggaagcggcggcggcggccccctccctgccacccgCCAAGGGCGAGCGGCCGAATTTGTGCTCCGAGTGCGGGAAGAGCTTCCAGCACAGGTCGGACCTGGTGAACCACCAGCGCATCCACGCCAGCACCAAACCCTTCATCTGCGGCTACTGTGGCAAGAGCTTCCGCATCAGCTTCAACTTCCTCCGCCACCAGCGCATCCACACCGGCGAGGCTCCCTACGCCTGCAGCTACTGCAGCAAGAGCTTCGCCGACAAGTCCACCCTCACCCAGCACGAGCGCACCCACACCGGCGAGAAGCCCTACCACTGTGCCGACTGTGGCAAGAGCTTCCGCGTCAGCTCCAGCTTCGTCCGCCACCGGCGCATCCACACCGGCGAGAAGCCCTACCACTGTGCCGCCTGCGGCAAGAGCTTCACCGACAAGTACACCCTCACCCAGCACCAGCGTTCCCACACTGGCGAGAAGCCCTACAAGTGCCTTGACTGCGGGAAGAGCTTCAGTCGCAGCTCCAACCGCAATCAGCACCTCCGCAACCGTCCCGCCAAGGGCCGCAGGCCCTGTGCCCGCTGCGACCCCGAGCCCAAGGAGGCCAAGGGCGGGAAGAAGCTGCCGGCCGCCGAGGTCCCCAACACCTGCGGCCAGTGCTGGCAGAGCTTCGCCCAGAGCTCCGACCTGGTGAAGCACATGCGCATCCACACCGGGGAGAAGCCCTACGCCTGTCCCCACTGCGGGAAGCGCTTCAGCCTCAGCTCCAACCTCACCCGCCACCGGCGCATCCACACCGGCGAGAAGCCCTACATCTGCACCGACTGCGGCGAGAGCTTCAGCGACATGTCCACCCTCACCCAGCACCGCCGCACCCACACCGGCGAGAAGCCCTACGTCTGCACCTACTGTGGCAAGAGCTTCAGCCGCAGCTCCCACCGCAAGCGCCACGAGCGGACCCACACCAGAGAGGCCTCCGACGCCCTCCCGCCCCTCTGGCCCTGCCCGGCCCAGGGCTTATAA